Proteins from a genomic interval of Micromonospora sp. NBC_00389:
- the pknB gene encoding Stk1 family PASTA domain-containing Ser/Thr kinase translates to MDTQVADTLLGSLIDGRYRIRGRVARGGMATVYTATDERLERTVAVKIIHPTQAPEARARIANFVTRFTDEAKTIARLTHPNVVAVYDQGTHAGLPYLVMEYVRGRTLRDVLAERRRLNPDEVLAISEQMLAAIAAAHRAGLVHRDVKPENVLVAEAPTGGVANLVDSVVKVADFGLARAVEASADEEQGNQLMATVAYVAPELVTEGRADPRTDVYSAGIVLFEMLTGRVPYDGDRPVDVAWQHVDRDVPAPSTLVPGLPSILDDLVQRATRRDPGARPADAGVLLAEVQVARDALGDANSRTTVLRRVTDEPPVSQPTMMVATVRPAERPAWARLPEGGNQGPGRRRAAPEPAEGLWSRLAELRSTVMGNPRGRLAVAAVVVVLGLVAAVGGWWFGVGRYTAAPQLVSLSNADAQARADRAGLTLAYGEPRYDEKAPKDSVLGQSPASTTKIVKGGTITLTLSLGPERFPVPDVIGKEFELAEADLVNAKLVVAKGTARYDDSLPAGVVVDSSPKVGAEVKPGAKITLILSRGRAPVSVPNLVGKSLTEARTTLAQLNLVPVETYKDSDKPKDEILGQSPADGAGVEKGTQVKLEVSKGPPAVVVPRVIDLPCPQAKQVLESQGFPVAIQFNPNAVVRFQNPGENSQVPPGTQVTIGCF, encoded by the coding sequence ATGGACACACAGGTCGCCGACACGTTGCTGGGCTCGCTTATCGACGGGCGCTACCGCATTCGCGGTCGCGTGGCCCGTGGCGGCATGGCGACCGTGTACACCGCCACCGACGAACGCCTCGAGCGCACCGTCGCTGTAAAGATCATTCATCCGACCCAGGCCCCCGAAGCCCGTGCCCGGATCGCGAACTTCGTGACCCGGTTCACCGACGAGGCGAAGACCATCGCCCGGCTGACCCATCCGAACGTGGTGGCGGTCTACGACCAGGGCACCCATGCCGGTCTGCCGTACCTGGTGATGGAGTACGTCCGCGGCCGCACGCTGCGCGACGTGCTGGCCGAGCGACGCCGGCTCAACCCGGACGAGGTGCTGGCCATCTCCGAGCAGATGCTCGCCGCGATCGCCGCCGCGCACCGGGCCGGCCTGGTGCACCGCGACGTCAAGCCGGAGAACGTGCTGGTCGCCGAGGCGCCCACCGGCGGCGTGGCCAACCTGGTGGACAGCGTCGTCAAGGTGGCCGACTTCGGGCTGGCCCGGGCGGTCGAGGCGAGCGCCGACGAGGAGCAGGGCAACCAGCTGATGGCCACCGTGGCGTACGTCGCCCCGGAGCTGGTCACCGAGGGTCGGGCCGACCCGCGTACCGATGTCTACTCGGCCGGCATCGTGCTGTTCGAGATGCTCACCGGTCGGGTGCCCTACGACGGGGACCGTCCGGTGGACGTCGCCTGGCAACACGTCGACCGGGACGTGCCGGCACCCTCGACGCTGGTGCCCGGCCTGCCGTCGATCCTCGACGACCTGGTTCAGCGGGCCACCCGGCGCGATCCGGGTGCCCGGCCAGCCGACGCTGGCGTGCTGCTGGCCGAGGTGCAGGTGGCCCGGGACGCCCTGGGCGACGCCAACAGCCGTACCACCGTGCTGCGCCGGGTGACCGACGAGCCGCCGGTCTCCCAGCCGACCATGATGGTCGCCACGGTCCGCCCGGCTGAGCGCCCTGCCTGGGCCCGGCTGCCCGAGGGCGGCAACCAGGGGCCGGGCCGGCGGCGGGCCGCCCCCGAGCCGGCGGAGGGGCTGTGGTCCCGGCTCGCCGAGCTGCGCAGCACGGTGATGGGCAACCCGCGGGGCCGGCTGGCCGTCGCGGCCGTGGTGGTGGTGCTGGGTCTGGTGGCCGCCGTCGGCGGCTGGTGGTTCGGCGTCGGTCGCTACACGGCCGCCCCGCAGTTGGTCAGCCTGAGCAACGCCGACGCGCAGGCGCGGGCCGACCGCGCCGGGCTCACCCTGGCGTACGGCGAGCCGCGCTACGACGAGAAGGCCCCGAAGGACAGCGTGCTGGGGCAGAGCCCGGCGTCGACCACCAAGATCGTCAAGGGTGGCACGATCACCCTGACCCTCTCCCTCGGCCCGGAGCGCTTCCCGGTCCCGGACGTGATCGGCAAGGAGTTCGAGCTGGCCGAGGCGGACCTGGTCAACGCGAAGCTGGTGGTGGCCAAGGGCACCGCCCGTTACGACGACAGCCTGCCGGCCGGGGTCGTGGTGGACAGCTCCCCCAAGGTGGGCGCCGAGGTCAAACCGGGCGCGAAGATCACCCTCATCCTGAGCCGGGGCCGGGCGCCGGTGTCGGTGCCGAACCTGGTCGGCAAGAGCCTGACCGAGGCCCGGACCACCCTGGCCCAACTCAACCTGGTGCCGGTGGAGACCTACAAGGACTCCGACAAGCCCAAGGACGAGATCCTGGGTCAGAGCCCGGCCGACGGCGCCGGCGTGGAGAAGGGCACCCAGGTCAAACTGGAGGTCAGCAAGGGCCCGCCGGCGGTGGTCGTACCCCGCGTGATCGACCTGCCCTGCCCGCAGGCCAAGCAGGTGCTGGAGAGCCAGGGCTTCCCGGTGGCGATCCAGTTCAACCCGAACGCCGTGGTCCGGTTCCAGAACCCCGGCGAGAACTCGCAGGTGCCGCCGGGCACCCAGGTCACCATCGGATGCTTCTGA
- a CDS encoding deoxyribonuclease IV has protein sequence MPVTRSRPVGAHTPTSGGLAKAALPYVDATGAEVVQVYVSNSRGWALPAGDPTQDVLFRDGCAERGIPTFIHASLLVNLGSPTPATVERSAQTLAHALRRGVAIGAQAVVFHAGSSVDEGHAEAAMRQVRQELLPLLDWAAEAGGPMLLVEPSAGGGRSLASRVEQLGPYLDAVDRHPMLGVCFDTCHAWAAGHDLAVEGGMTATLDTLVATVGADRLRLVHANDSKDLCGSTRDRHENIGKGTIGEPAFAELMAHPATAGVPVVVETPSEKQIGHAADIATLTRLHP, from the coding sequence ATGCCGGTGACCCGCTCCCGACCGGTCGGCGCACACACCCCCACCTCCGGTGGGCTGGCCAAGGCCGCCCTGCCGTACGTCGACGCGACCGGCGCCGAGGTGGTGCAGGTGTACGTCTCCAACTCGCGGGGCTGGGCGCTGCCCGCCGGTGACCCGACGCAGGACGTGCTGTTCCGCGACGGCTGCGCCGAGCGGGGCATCCCGACCTTCATCCACGCCTCGCTGCTGGTCAACCTGGGCTCGCCCACCCCGGCCACGGTCGAACGGTCGGCGCAGACGCTGGCGCACGCGCTGCGCCGGGGGGTTGCGATCGGCGCTCAGGCGGTGGTGTTCCACGCCGGCAGCTCGGTCGACGAGGGGCACGCCGAGGCGGCGATGCGACAGGTCCGCCAGGAGCTACTGCCGCTGCTCGACTGGGCCGCCGAGGCCGGCGGGCCGATGCTGCTGGTGGAGCCGAGCGCGGGCGGCGGGCGGTCGCTCGCCTCCCGGGTGGAGCAGCTCGGGCCCTACCTGGACGCGGTGGACCGGCACCCCATGCTGGGGGTCTGCTTCGACACCTGTCACGCCTGGGCCGCCGGGCACGACCTGGCCGTCGAGGGCGGGATGACGGCGACCCTGGACACGCTGGTGGCCACGGTGGGGGCGGACCGGCTGCGGCTGGTGCACGCCAACGACTCGAAGGATCTGTGCGGTTCCACCCGGGACCGGCACGAGAACATCGGCAAGGGCACCATCGGCGAGCCGGCCTTCGCCGAGCTGATGGCCCACCCGGCCACCGCCGGCGTCCCGGTCGTCGTGGAGACCCCCAGTGAGAAGCAGATCGGCCACGCCGCCGACATCGCCACCCTCACCCGCCTCCACCCCTAA
- a CDS encoding threonine aldolase family protein produces the protein MADMFVDLRSDTVTRPTAGMREAMATAEVGDDVYGEDPTVNALEAEVAALFGHEAALFAPSGSMANQIALQLLVSPGDELLCDADAHVVTYEIGAAAAYGGISSRTWPAVGADIDPETVAGMIRPDGYFAVPTRAIAVEQTHNRGGGGVIPLSTLRALRRVADDAGVALHCDGARIWHAHVADGVPLIEYGRLFDTMSVCLSKGLGAPVGSLVVGSAEKIERARLIRKRMGGGMRQAGILAAAGRYALAHHVDRLAEDHARAARLAEAVAPFGVLATAVRTNLVPLDLTKHALDARALAAAARAEGVLISVLGPRTARLVTHLGLDDTDISRATTVLTSVLSA, from the coding sequence GTGGCTGACATGTTCGTGGATTTGCGCTCCGACACGGTGACCCGGCCGACCGCTGGCATGCGGGAGGCGATGGCCACCGCAGAGGTCGGTGACGACGTCTACGGCGAGGACCCGACCGTCAACGCGCTGGAGGCCGAGGTCGCCGCGCTGTTCGGGCACGAGGCGGCGCTGTTCGCCCCGAGCGGGTCGATGGCCAACCAGATCGCCCTGCAACTGCTGGTGTCGCCCGGCGACGAGCTGCTCTGCGACGCCGACGCGCACGTGGTCACGTACGAGATCGGTGCCGCGGCCGCGTACGGCGGGATCTCCTCGCGGACCTGGCCTGCGGTCGGCGCGGACATCGACCCGGAGACGGTCGCCGGGATGATCCGGCCGGACGGCTACTTCGCCGTCCCCACCCGCGCGATCGCCGTCGAGCAGACCCACAACCGAGGCGGCGGCGGGGTGATCCCGCTCTCCACCCTCCGGGCGCTGCGCCGGGTCGCCGACGACGCGGGGGTGGCGCTGCACTGCGACGGCGCCCGGATCTGGCACGCGCACGTCGCCGACGGGGTGCCCCTGATCGAGTACGGCCGGCTCTTCGACACGATGTCGGTCTGCCTCTCCAAGGGCCTCGGCGCACCGGTCGGCTCGCTGGTGGTGGGCAGCGCGGAGAAGATCGAACGCGCCCGGCTGATCCGCAAGCGGATGGGCGGCGGCATGCGTCAGGCCGGCATCCTCGCCGCCGCCGGCCGGTACGCGCTCGCGCACCACGTCGACCGGCTGGCCGAGGACCACGCCAGGGCGGCCCGGCTCGCCGAGGCGGTCGCGCCGTTCGGCGTGCTCGCCACCGCAGTCCGCACCAACCTGGTCCCGCTGGACCTGACCAAGCACGCGCTGGACGCCCGCGCCCTGGCCGCCGCCGCGCGGGCCGAGGGCGTACTGATCTCCGTGCTCGGCCCCCGTACCGCCCGCCTGGTGACCCACCTGGGCCTCGACGACACGGACATCAGCCGCGCCACCACCGTCCTGACCAGCGTCCTGTCCGCCTGA
- a CDS encoding class II 3-deoxy-7-phosphoheptulonate synthase, whose product MRHEWHQLSHPGVGSPGLQTSRPTVDSAEDAALGLDRWRELPREQTPPWSDPATVAEVCKVLDTVPSVVAPYEVDQLRQKLALVCEGKAFLLQGGDCAETFADNTESHLLANARTLLQMAIVLTYGASLPVVKVARVAGQYTKPRSLPTDARGLPAYRGDMINSLEADPAARVADPQRMIRAYANSAAAMNMLRAYLAGGLADLHAVHDWNKGFVKNSPAGERYEAIAREIDRALAFIRACGMTEDEALRTVTLYCSHEALALEYDRALTRVSDRRAYGLSGHFLWIGERTRQITGAHIDFISRIANPIGVKLGPTTSPDEAIELCEKLNPDNVPGRLTLISRMGNHRVRDALPPIVAKVTAAGAKVVWQCDPMHGNTHESSNGYKTRHFDRIVDEVLGYFEVHRGLDTHPGGLHVELTGEDVTECLGGAQGIEDLDLPDRYETACDPRLNTQQSLELAFLVAEMLRG is encoded by the coding sequence ATGCGCCATGAGTGGCATCAGCTGAGCCATCCCGGGGTGGGCAGCCCGGGCCTGCAGACCAGCCGACCGACCGTCGACTCCGCCGAGGACGCGGCCCTCGGCCTGGACCGATGGCGGGAGTTGCCCCGCGAGCAGACCCCGCCGTGGTCCGACCCGGCCACGGTCGCCGAGGTCTGCAAGGTGCTCGACACCGTTCCGTCGGTCGTCGCGCCCTACGAGGTGGATCAGCTCCGGCAGAAGCTGGCCCTGGTCTGCGAGGGCAAGGCTTTCCTGCTCCAGGGCGGCGACTGCGCCGAGACCTTCGCCGACAACACCGAGAGCCACCTGCTGGCCAACGCCCGGACCCTGCTCCAGATGGCGATCGTGCTCACCTACGGCGCCTCGCTGCCGGTGGTCAAGGTGGCCCGGGTCGCCGGACAGTACACCAAGCCCCGCTCGCTGCCCACCGACGCGCGCGGCCTGCCCGCGTACCGCGGCGACATGATCAATTCGCTGGAGGCCGACCCGGCCGCCCGGGTCGCCGACCCGCAGCGCATGATCCGGGCGTACGCCAACTCGGCGGCGGCGATGAACATGCTCCGGGCGTACCTCGCCGGTGGGCTCGCCGACCTGCACGCGGTGCACGACTGGAACAAGGGCTTCGTGAAGAACTCCCCGGCCGGGGAGCGCTACGAGGCGATCGCCCGGGAGATCGACCGGGCGCTGGCCTTCATCCGGGCCTGCGGGATGACCGAGGACGAGGCGCTGCGCACCGTCACCCTCTACTGCTCCCACGAGGCCCTGGCCCTGGAGTACGACCGGGCGCTCACCCGGGTCTCCGACCGCCGGGCGTACGGGCTCTCCGGGCACTTCCTCTGGATCGGCGAGCGCACCCGGCAGATCACCGGCGCGCACATCGACTTCATCTCCCGGATCGCCAACCCGATCGGCGTCAAGCTCGGCCCGACCACCTCCCCCGACGAGGCGATCGAGCTGTGCGAGAAGCTCAACCCGGACAATGTCCCCGGCCGGCTCACCCTGATCAGCCGGATGGGCAACCACCGGGTGCGCGACGCCCTGCCGCCGATCGTGGCCAAGGTCACCGCCGCCGGCGCCAAGGTGGTCTGGCAGTGCGACCCGATGCACGGCAACACGCACGAGTCGTCCAACGGCTACAAGACCCGGCACTTCGACCGCATCGTCGACGAGGTGCTCGGCTACTTCGAGGTGCACCGGGGGCTGGACACCCACCCCGGTGGCCTGCACGTCGAGTTGACCGGCGAGGACGTCACCGAGTGTCTCGGCGGCGCCCAGGGCATCGAGGACCTCGACCTGCCCGACCGGTACGAAACCGCCTGCGACCCGCGACTGAACACCCAGCAGTCATTGGAGCTGGCCTTCCTGGTAGCGGAGATGCTCCGTGGCTGA
- a CDS encoding glycosyl hydrolase family 18 protein: MKRSLRRALWAGAVVALTLTAVPMTTAFGAGTVTATFAKAQDWGTGHETRVTVNNGSSATVSTWRIEFDLPSGTTISSAWDADVTSSGNHYVAVKKSWAGGLAPGASFSWGYNGTGAYKAPLNCTVNGAACGGGTTPPTTPPPTTPPPTTPPPTTPPPTTPPPNPGAKKVVGYFAEWGVYARNYHVKNIQTSGSAAKLTHILYAFGNTTGGRCSIGDSYADYEKAYTAADSVDGVADTWDQPLRGSFNQLRKLKQLNPHLKVIWSFGGWTWSGGFTQAAQNPAAFAESCYNLVEDPRWADVFDGIDVDWEYPNACGLTCDSSGPNAFKNVVGALRTKFGSNALVTAAITADGSNGGKIDATDYAGAMGSLNWLMPMTYDYFGAFNAQGPTAPHSPLTSYTGIPQQGFNSDAAIQKLKSKGVPANKLLLGVGFYGRGWTGVTQAAPGGSATGAAPGTYEAGIEDYKVLKNTCPATGTVAGTAYAKCGNNWWSYDTPSTINGKMTYANNQGLGGAFFWELSGDTGNGELIGAIKGGLG; this comes from the coding sequence ATGAAAAGATCGCTCCGCCGGGCCCTCTGGGCCGGTGCCGTGGTCGCCTTGACCCTCACCGCGGTGCCGATGACCACCGCGTTCGGCGCCGGCACCGTCACCGCCACGTTCGCCAAGGCACAGGACTGGGGGACCGGTCACGAGACGAGGGTGACCGTCAACAACGGGTCGAGCGCCACGGTCAGCACCTGGCGCATCGAGTTCGACCTACCGTCGGGCACCACCATCAGCAGCGCCTGGGACGCCGATGTGACCAGCAGCGGCAACCACTACGTCGCGGTCAAGAAGAGCTGGGCGGGCGGTCTCGCCCCGGGCGCCTCGTTCAGCTGGGGCTACAACGGCACCGGCGCCTACAAGGCGCCGTTGAACTGCACCGTCAACGGCGCCGCGTGCGGCGGAGGCACCACCCCGCCGACCACTCCGCCGCCGACCACGCCCCCGCCGACCACCCCGCCGCCGACGACGCCGCCGCCGACCACGCCCCCGCCGAACCCGGGTGCCAAGAAGGTCGTCGGCTACTTCGCCGAGTGGGGCGTCTACGCCCGCAACTACCACGTCAAGAACATCCAGACCAGCGGCTCGGCAGCCAAGCTGACCCACATCCTGTACGCCTTCGGCAACACCACCGGCGGCCGCTGCTCCATCGGCGACAGCTACGCCGACTACGAGAAGGCGTACACCGCGGCGGACAGTGTCGACGGCGTCGCCGACACCTGGGATCAGCCGCTGCGCGGCAGCTTCAACCAGCTGCGCAAGCTCAAGCAGTTGAACCCGCACCTGAAGGTGATCTGGTCCTTCGGCGGCTGGACCTGGTCCGGCGGCTTCACGCAGGCCGCGCAGAACCCGGCCGCCTTCGCCGAGAGCTGCTACAACCTGGTCGAGGACCCGCGCTGGGCGGACGTCTTCGACGGCATCGACGTCGACTGGGAGTACCCGAACGCCTGCGGCCTGACCTGTGACAGCAGCGGTCCGAACGCGTTCAAGAACGTGGTCGGCGCGCTGCGGACCAAGTTCGGCTCCAACGCCCTGGTCACCGCCGCGATCACCGCGGACGGCAGCAACGGCGGCAAGATCGACGCCACCGACTACGCCGGGGCCATGGGCAGTCTCAACTGGCTGATGCCGATGACGTACGACTACTTCGGCGCGTTCAACGCCCAGGGCCCGACCGCCCCGCACTCGCCGCTCACCTCGTACACCGGCATCCCGCAGCAGGGGTTCAACTCCGACGCGGCGATCCAGAAGCTCAAGAGCAAGGGCGTACCGGCCAACAAGCTGCTGCTCGGCGTCGGCTTCTACGGCCGGGGCTGGACCGGCGTCACCCAGGCCGCCCCGGGCGGCAGCGCCACCGGTGCGGCACCGGGCACCTACGAGGCGGGCATCGAGGACTACAAGGTCCTCAAGAACACCTGCCCGGCCACCGGCACGGTTGCCGGCACCGCGTACGCCAAGTGCGGCAACAACTGGTGGAGCTACGACACCCCGTCGACCATCAACGGCAAGATGACGTACGCGAACAACCAGGGCCTCGGTGGCGCGTTCTTCTGGGAGCTCTCCGGTGACACCGGCAACGGCGAGCTCATCGGCGCCATCAAGGGCGGTCTCGGCTGA
- a CDS encoding glutathione peroxidase, whose amino-acid sequence MTVFDIPIDALSGGPADLARYRGKALLVVNVASRCGLTPQYAGLQALADSYADRGLVVLGVPCNQFAGQEPGSAAEISDFCQVNYGVTFPLTEKVDVNGPNRHPLYAALVDTPDADGHTGDVRWNFEKFLVAPDGTAAARFAPTVEPGADELHAAIEKLLPPTP is encoded by the coding sequence ATGACCGTCTTCGACATCCCGATCGACGCTCTCAGCGGCGGCCCCGCCGACCTGGCCCGCTACCGCGGCAAGGCGCTGCTGGTCGTCAACGTCGCCTCCCGCTGCGGCCTGACCCCCCAGTACGCCGGCCTGCAGGCCCTCGCAGACTCCTACGCCGACCGCGGCCTGGTGGTGCTCGGCGTGCCCTGCAACCAGTTCGCCGGGCAGGAGCCCGGCAGCGCTGCCGAGATCAGCGACTTCTGCCAGGTCAACTACGGGGTCACGTTCCCGCTGACCGAGAAGGTCGACGTCAACGGCCCCAACCGGCACCCGCTCTACGCCGCGCTGGTGGACACCCCGGACGCCGACGGGCACACCGGGGACGTCCGGTGGAACTTCGAGAAGTTCCTGGTGGCCCCGGACGGCACGGCCGCCGCTCGGTTCGCCCCCACCGTCGAGCCCGGTGCCGACGAGCTACACGCCGCCATAGAGAAGCTGCTTCCCCCCACCCCCTAA
- a CDS encoding GNAT family N-acetyltransferase yields the protein MQCLTEDLATFTAAADAWLRREPVLHNVLLTLVADRLSGDVPLSGDEQFVRVVDGGATVGVAVHTPPRGPLLGAVSVAAARALADHFVRAAPPLAEVHGPVPAVGEFAERYAECAHLVAVPGTAQRIFELAAVRSPVGVPGRARPATTADRDLLITWAAAFLAETAPGGPPVDPARQIDARLPHGDLLWLWEQAGTPVATAWLSRPVAGVVRVSGVYTPPKWRGHGFASACVAHVSRYALNTGAAACTLYTDLANPTSNRIYQVLGYRPKVDVPQWRFVAR from the coding sequence GTGCAGTGTCTGACCGAGGATCTCGCGACCTTCACCGCCGCAGCCGACGCCTGGCTGCGCCGCGAGCCTGTCCTGCACAACGTACTGCTCACGCTGGTCGCGGACCGGCTGTCCGGGGACGTGCCACTCTCCGGTGACGAGCAGTTCGTCCGGGTGGTCGACGGCGGCGCGACGGTGGGCGTGGCGGTGCACACCCCGCCGCGCGGGCCGCTGCTCGGCGCGGTGTCGGTGGCCGCCGCGCGAGCACTGGCCGACCACTTCGTCCGGGCGGCGCCACCGCTGGCCGAGGTGCACGGCCCGGTTCCGGCCGTCGGGGAGTTCGCCGAGCGGTACGCCGAGTGCGCCCACCTGGTGGCCGTACCCGGCACGGCGCAGCGGATCTTCGAGCTGGCCGCGGTCCGGTCGCCGGTCGGCGTACCCGGGCGGGCTCGACCCGCCACCACCGCGGACCGGGACCTGCTGATTACCTGGGCCGCCGCGTTCCTCGCCGAGACGGCGCCCGGCGGGCCGCCGGTGGACCCCGCCCGGCAGATCGACGCCCGGCTGCCGCACGGCGACCTGCTCTGGCTGTGGGAACAGGCCGGTACGCCGGTCGCGACGGCCTGGCTGAGCCGGCCGGTGGCGGGGGTGGTCCGGGTCAGCGGCGTGTACACCCCGCCAAAGTGGCGGGGGCACGGCTTCGCCAGCGCCTGTGTCGCGCACGTCAGCCGGTACGCGCTGAATACCGGCGCCGCCGCCTGCACGCTCTACACCGACCTGGCCAATCCGACCAGCAACCGGATCTACCAGGTGCTCGGCTACCGCCCGAAGGTCGACGTGCCCCAGTGGCGCTTCGTCGCGCGCTAA
- a CDS encoding NADPH-dependent F420 reductase — translation MTTVGLIGSGHIGGNVARLAVAAGYDVVLSNSRGPETLTDLVEELGKHASAGTAQDAAQVGDLVVVSVPLKAYRAVPVEPLAGKVVIDTNNYYPQRDGNFPELDSGEITSSELLQQHLPESRVVKVFNNIFFKHLAALPRPGGAADRSALAIAGDDAAAKAEVTAFLDRIGYDAVDAGSLAEGWRYQPDTPAYGTIYSADPTNWEHPAQSDAEKLRTALAAATR, via the coding sequence ATGACAACTGTGGGACTGATCGGCAGTGGCCACATCGGTGGCAACGTGGCCCGGCTGGCGGTGGCCGCCGGGTACGACGTGGTGCTGAGCAACTCGCGCGGGCCGGAGACGCTCACCGACCTGGTCGAGGAGTTGGGCAAGCATGCCAGCGCCGGCACGGCACAGGACGCGGCGCAGGTGGGCGATCTGGTGGTGGTCAGCGTTCCGCTGAAGGCGTACCGGGCGGTGCCGGTGGAGCCGCTGGCCGGCAAGGTCGTCATCGACACCAACAACTACTACCCGCAGCGCGACGGGAACTTCCCGGAGCTGGACTCCGGCGAGATCACCAGCAGCGAACTGCTCCAGCAGCACCTGCCGGAGTCCCGGGTGGTGAAGGTCTTCAACAACATCTTCTTCAAGCACCTGGCCGCGCTGCCCCGGCCCGGCGGCGCGGCCGACCGCAGCGCCCTCGCGATCGCCGGCGACGACGCCGCCGCGAAGGCCGAGGTGACCGCCTTCCTGGACCGGATCGGCTACGACGCGGTGGATGCCGGGTCGCTGGCCGAGGGGTGGCGCTACCAGCCGGACACCCCGGCCTATGGGACCATCTACTCCGCCGACCCGACCAACTGGGAGCACCCGGCCCAGAGCGACGCCGAGAAGCTGCGCACCGCCCTGGCCGCCGCCACCCGCTGA
- a CDS encoding glycosyltransferase 87 family protein, giving the protein MRDRRVALAWAAFVVVALLSCVLVLRREDRLSDLHIYYGALSDLHSGRPLYGYKAENGGPFTYPPFAALVLRPITAVSEGVLQGIWLVATCAAVVAIAGTVGVALTARRSRRPLVVAVAATVLMLSAPVQSNLRFGQVSIFIVLMALLDGMGVVPPRLRGVLVGMAAAIKLTPLLFVVYFLATGRYRDAGRAAATFVACAGLAAIVLPRESWTYWTESVRQTSRIGNLASLGNQSLHGMLLRVGVDEASLPLLWAGLVALICAAALLRARQLTAQGRSAHGAVLVGCATVAASPVSWTHHQVWPVLAAMLLIGASGVTQRAAGAALLGTMVVSLGAVLSPVSTRPGVQFLFENARAVGVCLLCLAGFGGVAVAAARTNRRPATGRAWWRVGIAATVAVAFFAVQPLPAGADPTFKAYNLDDVVNPRYFFVCRGPVECAAYRTDAPVTFGTRAEKTKVRVNGVVSPQVARLEYYSAPGGAPRAIPLLDAYPGTRTFSFRSASMAQGRLIAYASDGQPIANYDDELAAALRTTTR; this is encoded by the coding sequence ATGCGGGATCGCCGGGTGGCGCTGGCGTGGGCGGCCTTTGTGGTCGTCGCGCTGCTGTCCTGCGTGCTCGTGCTGCGGCGCGAGGACCGCCTCTCCGACCTGCACATCTACTACGGGGCGCTGTCCGACCTGCACTCCGGCCGGCCGCTGTACGGGTACAAGGCGGAGAACGGCGGCCCGTTCACCTATCCGCCGTTCGCCGCGCTCGTGCTGAGGCCGATCACCGCCGTCAGCGAGGGCGTACTGCAGGGGATCTGGCTGGTCGCGACGTGCGCGGCGGTCGTCGCCATCGCCGGGACGGTCGGCGTCGCGCTGACCGCCCGACGGTCCCGGCGCCCGCTCGTCGTGGCGGTGGCGGCCACGGTGCTGATGCTCTCCGCGCCGGTGCAGAGCAACCTGCGCTTCGGCCAGGTCAGCATCTTCATCGTGCTGATGGCTCTGCTCGACGGGATGGGCGTCGTCCCACCCCGACTGCGCGGGGTGCTGGTCGGCATGGCCGCGGCGATCAAGCTGACCCCGCTGCTGTTCGTGGTGTACTTCCTCGCCACCGGCCGCTACCGCGACGCCGGCCGTGCGGCGGCGACGTTCGTGGCCTGCGCCGGGCTCGCCGCGATCGTGCTACCCCGGGAGAGTTGGACCTACTGGACCGAGTCCGTGCGGCAGACCTCCCGGATCGGCAACCTGGCGTCGCTGGGCAACCAGTCCCTGCACGGGATGCTGCTGCGCGTCGGTGTCGACGAGGCATCGCTGCCTCTGCTCTGGGCCGGCCTGGTGGCGCTCATCTGCGCGGCGGCGCTGCTGCGGGCCCGGCAGTTGACGGCGCAGGGCCGCTCCGCACACGGCGCGGTGCTCGTCGGCTGCGCCACCGTGGCCGCGTCCCCGGTGTCCTGGACCCACCACCAGGTGTGGCCGGTGCTCGCCGCGATGCTGTTGATCGGCGCGTCCGGCGTCACCCAGCGGGCCGCTGGCGCCGCGCTGCTCGGCACGATGGTCGTCTCGTTGGGTGCGGTCCTCAGCCCGGTATCGACGCGGCCGGGCGTGCAGTTCCTGTTCGAGAACGCCCGCGCCGTCGGGGTGTGCCTGCTGTGCCTGGCCGGCTTCGGGGGCGTCGCGGTCGCCGCCGCCCGGACGAACCGGCGGCCGGCCACCGGGCGAGCCTGGTGGCGGGTGGGCATCGCGGCCACGGTGGCTGTCGCGTTCTTCGCCGTCCAACCCCTGCCCGCCGGAGCGGACCCGACCTTCAAGGCGTACAACCTCGACGACGTGGTCAACCCGCGGTACTTCTTCGTCTGTCGGGGCCCGGTCGAGTGCGCCGCCTATCGCACCGACGCGCCGGTCACCTTCGGCACCCGCGCCGAGAAGACCAAGGTACGGGTCAACGGCGTGGTCTCCCCGCAGGTGGCCCGATTGGAGTACTACTCCGCGCCAGGCGGGGCGCCCCGGGCCATCCCCCTGCTCGACGCGTATCCGGGGACCCGGACGTTCTCGTTCCGGTCGGCGAGCATGGCGCAGGGTCGGCTCATCGCGTACGCCTCGGACGGCCAGCCGATCGCCAACTACGACGACGAACTCGCCGCCGCCCTCCGCACGACCACCCGATAG